One window of Xanthomonas sp. 10-10 genomic DNA carries:
- a CDS encoding ROK family transcriptional regulator — MPSTVAFALPPHAPALPGLSLNERDMLDRLRLAGVLTRADLSRGTGLTVQTAVRLIEGLQARGMVQMGSSIARAGRGKPGVAVSLNPGHGHTLGISIATDALSLALMDFSGAVLAATDVALTDTTLYGVLAQLQAADAAVLARVDTAGPRLGIGVAVSGFFTGVDSFINPPEPLRALGQIALCPWLAEAFAQPVWMDNDGSVAAAGEAMLGAGRRYRDFAYLYLSYGFGGGLVVDGQVLRGARGNAGEFAGMLPAQNLERATLELLRELLADDGIALPDIRALLAAYDPTWPAIERWIARSAPGVSLIVSAITAVCDPEAIVFGGRLPADLAQRLIAAVQIDNQPRRGQGRPLPALLPAEAPADACAIGAATLPLKARYFR, encoded by the coding sequence ATGCCCTCCACCGTCGCTTTTGCGCTGCCTCCGCACGCGCCAGCCCTGCCCGGCTTGAGCCTCAACGAGCGCGACATGCTCGACCGCCTGCGGCTGGCCGGGGTGCTGACCCGCGCCGACCTGAGCCGCGGCACCGGGCTGACCGTGCAGACGGCGGTGCGCCTGATCGAAGGCCTGCAGGCGCGCGGTATGGTGCAGATGGGCAGCAGCATCGCCCGTGCCGGGCGTGGCAAGCCGGGCGTGGCGGTGTCGTTGAACCCGGGCCACGGCCACACCCTGGGCATCTCCATCGCCACCGACGCGCTGAGCCTGGCGCTGATGGACTTTTCCGGTGCGGTCCTGGCCGCCACCGACGTGGCGCTGACCGATACCACCTTGTACGGCGTGCTGGCCCAGCTCCAGGCCGCCGATGCCGCGGTGCTTGCGCGTGTCGACACGGCAGGCCCGCGCCTGGGGATCGGTGTGGCGGTGAGCGGGTTCTTTACCGGCGTGGACAGCTTCATCAATCCGCCCGAGCCGCTGCGCGCCTTGGGCCAGATCGCGCTGTGTCCGTGGCTGGCCGAGGCCTTTGCGCAGCCGGTGTGGATGGACAATGACGGCAGCGTGGCTGCGGCCGGCGAGGCGATGCTCGGCGCGGGCCGGCGATACCGCGACTTCGCCTACCTCTACCTCAGCTACGGCTTCGGCGGCGGGCTGGTGGTCGACGGCCAGGTGCTGCGCGGCGCGCGCGGCAATGCCGGCGAGTTCGCCGGCATGCTGCCTGCGCAGAACCTCGAACGCGCCACGCTGGAACTGCTGCGCGAACTGCTGGCCGACGACGGGATCGCGCTGCCGGATATACGCGCGCTGCTGGCCGCCTACGACCCCACCTGGCCGGCGATCGAGCGCTGGATCGCACGCAGCGCGCCGGGCGTATCGCTGATCGTCTCGGCGATCACCGCGGTGTGCGACCCGGAGGCCATCGTGTTCGGCGGTCGCCTGCCGGCCGATCTGGCGCAGCGCCTGATCGCCGCGGTGCAGATCGACAACCAGCCGCGTCGCGGCCAGGGCCGCCCGCTGCCGGCGCTGCTGCCGGCCGAAGCGCCGGCCGATGCCTGCGCGATCGGGGCGGCGACGCTGCCGTTGAAGGCGCGCTACTTCCGTTGA
- a CDS encoding peptidylprolyl isomerase gives MFSTPHCFRLLWLSLACCTPLAQAATADALLHTGPASAKVLQIGHQTFSAPEYRALALADLPQNANPAVAADPNFVREFADRLLLMEQARQAHLQDDPVVAAHIRQATDAILAEAMRRRARDAASIDATQVQAQFDAHPHDYDEVRLSHLFVALQPQGDARRGTPLTDAQALARAQRLKRQLDAGTPFEELAMRESDDGSTAAEGGQLSSIFLRNVADVFVAPVQGLGVGQVSAPVRGPDGYHLIRVDARIPATLETARGQIEVQLRDQAATAALERLRQANPLQFDRAALEAALR, from the coding sequence ATGTTTTCCACACCGCATTGTTTCAGGCTGCTTTGGTTGAGCCTTGCCTGCTGCACACCGCTGGCGCAGGCCGCCACGGCCGATGCACTGCTGCACACTGGCCCGGCTTCCGCAAAAGTGCTGCAGATTGGACACCAGACATTCAGTGCGCCGGAGTATCGCGCGCTGGCCCTGGCCGACCTGCCGCAGAACGCCAATCCGGCCGTTGCGGCCGACCCGAATTTCGTTCGCGAATTCGCCGACCGGCTGCTGCTGATGGAGCAGGCGCGCCAGGCGCATCTGCAGGACGACCCGGTGGTGGCCGCGCACATCCGGCAGGCCACCGATGCCATTCTTGCCGAGGCAATGCGGCGGCGCGCACGCGATGCCGCGTCCATCGACGCGACGCAGGTGCAGGCCCAGTTCGATGCGCATCCGCACGATTACGACGAAGTCCGCCTCAGCCATCTGTTCGTGGCCTTGCAGCCCCAAGGCGATGCCCGACGTGGCACACCGTTGACCGATGCACAGGCGCTGGCACGCGCACAGCGGCTCAAGCGGCAGCTGGATGCCGGCACGCCCTTCGAAGAACTGGCGATGCGCGAATCCGACGACGGCAGCACCGCGGCCGAGGGTGGCCAGTTGTCATCGATCTTCCTGCGCAACGTGGCCGATGTCTTTGTTGCGCCCGTGCAGGGGCTGGGCGTGGGGCAGGTGTCGGCCCCTGTCCGCGGGCCGGACGGATATCACCTGATCCGCGTGGATGCGCGCATACCCGCCACGCTGGAGACAGCGCGCGGGCAGATCGAAGTGCAATTGCGCGACCAGGCCGCCACTGCTGCGCTGGAACGTCTGCGCCAGGCCAATCCGTTGCAGTTCGATCGCGCCGCGCTGGAAGCGGCGCTGCGTTGA
- a CDS encoding glycerophosphodiester phosphodiesterase family protein produces the protein MAACNDSSDIKMQRILFNSSNTVVLAHRGLWGKYAGIADMPENSRGSLQIANDQCMDGVELDVKLTSDGVPVLLHDYNLGRTTTVWQQHPGVKYDPITNQGVNPSVLVTPWSQVSQLFLLTPDRRTTTGYHVPRVDELFAYYKQHNLRTPMVFDIKDAATVRAVRKAAESQFGVASGSYVAAKVNATLYTSRDAYRADGSGMVGIPVFTTNMLGKINVRQTISAWMNEGHQTMEINVKQLGGLLQSDADFIRERGYRVGVFQAIPDGPSAGKFYQNSGACCYALSDLYFSYGGGRDTADNRGNLDFIVRDEAFGLITSDDPKAAIAYLRARGKHD, from the coding sequence CTGGCCGCCTGCAACGACAGCTCCGACATCAAGATGCAACGCATCCTGTTCAACTCCTCCAACACCGTTGTGCTGGCGCACCGTGGCTTGTGGGGCAAATACGCCGGCATCGCCGACATGCCGGAAAACTCGCGCGGCTCGCTGCAGATTGCCAACGACCAATGCATGGACGGTGTGGAGCTGGACGTCAAGCTCACCAGCGATGGCGTACCGGTCCTGCTGCACGACTACAACCTGGGCCGCACCACCACCGTGTGGCAGCAACATCCCGGCGTGAAGTACGACCCGATCACCAATCAGGGCGTTAACCCGTCGGTCCTGGTCACCCCGTGGTCGCAGGTCAGCCAGTTGTTCCTGCTGACGCCTGATCGGCGTACCACCACCGGCTATCACGTACCGCGTGTGGATGAACTGTTCGCCTACTACAAGCAACACAACCTGCGTACGCCGATGGTGTTCGACATCAAGGACGCAGCCACGGTACGTGCAGTGCGCAAGGCCGCCGAGAGCCAGTTCGGTGTGGCATCGGGCAGCTATGTCGCCGCCAAGGTCAATGCAACGCTGTACACCAGCCGGGATGCCTACCGTGCCGACGGCAGTGGCATGGTCGGCATTCCGGTGTTCACCACCAACATGCTCGGCAAGATCAATGTGCGCCAGACCATCTCGGCATGGATGAATGAGGGTCATCAGACGATGGAGATCAACGTCAAGCAACTCGGCGGCCTGCTGCAGAGCGATGCCGATTTCATTCGCGAGCGTGGGTATCGCGTGGGCGTGTTCCAGGCGATTCCGGACGGCCCGTCTGCCGGCAAGTTCTATCAAAACAGCGGCGCCTGCTGCTACGCGCTGTCGGATCTGTATTTCTCCTACGGCGGTGGCCGCGACACGGCCGACAATCGCGGCAATCTGGATTTCATCGTGCGCGACGAGGCCTTTGGCCTGATCACCAGCGACGACCCGAAAGCGGCCATCGCCTATCTGCGTGCGCGCGGCAAGCACGACTAA
- a CDS encoding cation acetate symporter: MSKTSRLLLILAGLLPAGLALAAGGDMGQVDKQPTNWVAIGMFGFFVLGTLWITKWAAAKTKSAADFYTAGGGITGFQNGLAIAGDFMSAASFLGITAAVMANGYDGLIYAIGFLVGWPILTFLMAERLRNLGKYTFADVAGYRFAPTAIRSFAASGTLVVVLFYLIAQMVGAGALIKLLFGLDYWVAVTLVGVLMMIYVLFGGMTATTWVQIIKAVLLLTGVTFMAVAIMWHFNFSFEALFAEGVRVKTAIAANGGASQEDAAKAGLSIMGPGGFVKDPISAISFGMALMFGTAGLPHILMRFFTVPDAKQARKSVLWATTWIGYFYILIFIIGFGAIALVLTNPQFADVATGTIHGGKGAANMAAVLVGNAVGGNVFMGFISAVAFATILAVVAGLTLSGASAVSHDLYATVIKKGNPAPGSELKVSRATTLVLGVIAVLLGIVFEKQNVAFMVSLAFAIAASANFPVLILSLLWKNCTTRGAVTGGFLGLVSSLVLTILSPSVWVDTLGNAAGSAPFPYTSPALFSMTIGFVGIWLFSILDHSPQAANERAAFKAQQIRAETGLGASGASGH, from the coding sequence ATGAGCAAGACTTCGCGCCTTCTCCTGATTCTGGCCGGCCTGCTGCCGGCAGGCCTCGCACTGGCCGCTGGCGGCGACATGGGCCAGGTCGACAAGCAGCCCACCAACTGGGTGGCGATCGGCATGTTCGGCTTCTTCGTGCTGGGCACCTTGTGGATCACCAAGTGGGCGGCGGCCAAGACCAAGTCGGCCGCTGACTTCTACACCGCCGGTGGCGGTATCACCGGTTTCCAGAACGGCCTGGCGATCGCTGGCGACTTCATGTCGGCGGCCTCGTTCCTGGGCATCACCGCGGCGGTGATGGCCAACGGCTACGACGGCCTGATCTATGCGATCGGCTTTCTGGTCGGTTGGCCGATCCTGACCTTCCTGATGGCCGAACGGCTGCGCAACCTCGGCAAGTACACCTTTGCCGACGTGGCCGGCTACCGCTTCGCGCCGACCGCCATCCGCAGCTTCGCCGCTTCCGGCACATTGGTGGTGGTGCTGTTCTATCTGATCGCACAGATGGTCGGTGCCGGTGCGTTGATCAAGCTGCTGTTCGGCCTGGACTACTGGGTCGCGGTGACCCTGGTCGGCGTGCTGATGATGATCTACGTGCTGTTCGGCGGCATGACCGCCACCACCTGGGTGCAGATCATCAAGGCGGTGCTGCTGCTGACCGGCGTGACCTTCATGGCGGTGGCGATCATGTGGCACTTCAACTTCAGCTTCGAGGCGCTGTTTGCCGAGGGCGTGCGGGTGAAGACGGCGATTGCGGCCAACGGCGGTGCATCGCAGGAGGACGCGGCCAAGGCCGGCCTGTCGATCATGGGCCCGGGCGGCTTTGTGAAGGACCCGATCTCGGCGATCTCCTTCGGCATGGCGCTGATGTTCGGCACCGCCGGCCTGCCGCACATTCTGATGCGCTTCTTCACCGTTCCCGATGCCAAGCAGGCGCGCAAGTCGGTGCTGTGGGCCACCACCTGGATCGGCTACTTCTACATCCTGATCTTCATCATCGGCTTCGGTGCGATCGCACTGGTGTTGACCAACCCGCAGTTTGCGGACGTCGCCACCGGTACCATCCACGGCGGCAAGGGCGCGGCCAACATGGCGGCGGTGCTGGTCGGCAATGCGGTCGGCGGCAACGTGTTCATGGGCTTCATCTCGGCGGTGGCCTTCGCCACCATCCTGGCAGTGGTCGCGGGCCTGACCCTGTCCGGCGCCTCGGCGGTGTCGCACGACCTGTACGCCACGGTGATCAAGAAGGGCAATCCGGCGCCGGGTTCGGAGCTGAAGGTCTCGCGCGCCACCACCCTGGTGCTGGGCGTGATCGCCGTGCTGCTGGGCATCGTGTTCGAGAAGCAGAACGTGGCCTTCATGGTCTCGCTGGCCTTCGCCATTGCGGCCTCGGCCAACTTCCCGGTGCTGATCCTGTCGTTGTTGTGGAAGAACTGCACCACTCGCGGTGCGGTGACCGGCGGCTTCCTGGGGCTGGTCTCCTCGCTGGTGCTCACCATCCTGTCGCCGTCGGTCTGGGTGGACACGCTGGGTAACGCGGCCGGGTCGGCGCCGTTCCCGTACACCTCGCCGGCGCTGTTCTCGATGACCATTGGCTTTGTGGGCATCTGGCTGTTCTCGATCCTGGATCACAGCCCGCAGGCGGCCAACGAACGCGCAGCGTTCAAGGCCCAGCAGATCCGCGCCGAAACCGGCCTGGGTGCCAGCGGTGCGTCGGGTCACTGA
- a CDS encoding DUF485 domain-containing protein, which yields MTVSNDALIAKIDANPKYHALKRQRNTLGWTLTVLMLLAYYGYIGLIAFDKEFLAKPIGAGVTSIGIPIAIGVMVFTIVITAIYVRRANSAYDQLTAQILEEARK from the coding sequence ATGACCGTCTCGAATGACGCATTGATCGCCAAGATCGATGCCAATCCGAAGTACCACGCGCTCAAACGCCAACGCAATACGCTGGGCTGGACGCTGACCGTGCTGATGTTGCTCGCCTATTACGGCTACATCGGCCTGATCGCCTTCGACAAGGAATTCCTCGCCAAACCGATCGGCGCCGGGGTGACCTCGATCGGCATTCCGATCGCGATCGGGGTGATGGTGTTCACCATCGTCATCACCGCCATCTACGTGCGTCGTGCCAACAGCGCCTACGACCAGCTGACCGCGCAGATCCTCGAGGAAGCCCGCAAATGA
- a CDS encoding porin, which translates to MTHRIAPLVRKPLAAALFVAIMLPGVAFAQTAKEKALEARIAELERQVQLLVSAQQQQQGQIAQTQTQVTEVRTLQAQTPAAAPAPVVPAGKRPIQVTSITPNAAAGTTFRYGGFIKADFMTTRTSDGALPEGAVGRYLYIPTQTPVGGQASSTDTDFHAKFSRFNLGVDTVTENGDKLTGFIELDFFGNALANQVNNLYGGTLRHAYMSWNNWLAGQTWSNFIDSTILPEAADIVGPTDGALFSRQTQIRYTRGAFSVSAENPETLTTPYQGGNTILASDHGAMPDLTARYNWKGTWGTFGLSAIARQYRTRSALTNDTDFGGAIAGGGRWIINANNDLRYQLSYGEGLGRYLGLGNGSDVEIDIDGNIQTVSTIAGWVAWRHDYNAKLRSTIMYSRVNYDHDIANTGGLASKSQQSIRANVFYSPLPKVDVGAELMYGRREAENGDSGDISRLQFTTKYSF; encoded by the coding sequence ATGACACACCGTATTGCACCGTTGGTGCGCAAACCGCTGGCCGCAGCCTTGTTCGTGGCCATCATGCTGCCGGGCGTGGCGTTTGCGCAGACGGCCAAGGAAAAGGCGCTGGAAGCGCGCATTGCCGAGCTCGAGCGTCAGGTTCAATTGCTGGTCTCTGCGCAGCAACAACAGCAGGGCCAGATCGCCCAGACGCAGACCCAGGTCACCGAGGTGCGCACCTTGCAGGCGCAAACGCCAGCCGCCGCGCCCGCACCTGTGGTCCCGGCCGGCAAGCGGCCGATCCAGGTCACCAGCATCACACCGAACGCAGCGGCGGGGACAACGTTCCGTTACGGTGGTTTCATCAAGGCCGACTTCATGACCACCCGCACCAGCGACGGCGCATTGCCTGAAGGTGCGGTGGGGCGTTACCTGTACATTCCGACGCAGACGCCTGTCGGGGGGCAGGCGTCGAGCACCGACACCGACTTCCACGCCAAGTTCTCGCGCTTCAACCTGGGCGTGGACACGGTGACCGAAAACGGCGACAAGCTCACCGGCTTCATCGAACTGGATTTCTTCGGCAACGCGCTCGCCAACCAGGTCAACAATCTGTACGGCGGCACCTTGCGGCATGCCTACATGAGCTGGAACAACTGGCTGGCCGGCCAGACCTGGTCCAACTTCATCGATTCCACGATCCTGCCGGAGGCCGCCGACATCGTCGGGCCGACCGACGGCGCGCTGTTCAGCCGTCAGACCCAGATCCGCTACACCCGCGGTGCCTTCAGCGTGTCGGCAGAAAATCCCGAAACGCTGACCACGCCCTACCAGGGCGGCAACACCATCCTGGCCTCGGACCACGGCGCGATGCCGGATCTGACTGCGCGCTACAACTGGAAGGGCACCTGGGGCACCTTCGGTCTGTCGGCGATCGCACGTCAGTACCGTACCCGCAGCGCGCTGACCAACGACACCGACTTCGGCGGCGCCATCGCCGGCGGCGGCCGCTGGATCATCAACGCCAACAACGATCTGCGCTATCAGCTCAGCTACGGCGAAGGTCTTGGCCGTTATCTGGGCCTGGGCAACGGCTCGGACGTGGAGATCGACATCGACGGCAACATCCAGACCGTCAGCACGATCGCCGGCTGGGTGGCCTGGCGCCACGACTACAACGCCAAGCTGCGCAGCACCATCATGTATTCGCGCGTGAATTACGACCACGACATCGCCAATACCGGCGGGCTGGCGAGCAAGTCGCAGCAGAGCATCCGCGCCAACGTCTTTTATTCGCCGCTGCCCAAGGTCGATGTGGGTGCCGAGCTGATGTACGGCCGTCGCGAAGCGGAGAACGGCGATTCCGGCGACATCTCGCGCCTGCAATTCACCACCAAGTACAGCTTCTAA
- the acs gene encoding acetate--CoA ligase: MADVYPVDPAFAKGARVDGEQYATLYRESIEHPEQFWGKAAQRLDWFKQPTQVKDVSFALDDFHIRWFGDGELNASVNCLDRQLATRGDKTALLFEPDSPDAASYPVTYRELYERVCKLGNALRNLGVKKGDRVTIYLPMIVDAAVAMLACARIGAVHSVVFGGFAANSIADRVIDCQSKLIITADEGLRGGKKIPLKANVDAALKIPGTNTVETVLVVRHTGGAVEMQAPRDRWFHDVVDGQPAECEPERMNAEDPLFILYTSGSTGKPKGVLHTTAGYLLFASYTHEVVFDLREDDIYWCTADVGWVTGHSYIVYGPLANGATAVMFEGVPNYPTVSRFWEVIDKHQVTLFYTAPTAIRALMRDGEAPVKKTSRKSLRLLGSVGEPINPEAWRWYYEVVGDSRCPIVDTWWQTETGGILISPLAGAVDLKPGSATLPFFGVQPALVDAEGKILEGATEGNLVLLDSWPGQMRSVYGDHQRFIDTYFRTYPGSYFTGDGCRRDADGYYWITGRVDDVINVSGHRIGTAEVESALVSHPKVAEAAVVGFPHDVKGQGIYAYVTLIAGETPSEELHKELVSWVRKEIGPIASPDHLQWAPGLPKTRSGKIMRRILRKIAENAPDQLGDTSTLADPSVVDSLVSERLTR; the protein is encoded by the coding sequence ATGGCTGATGTTTATCCCGTCGATCCCGCGTTCGCCAAGGGCGCACGCGTCGATGGCGAGCAGTACGCAACGCTGTACCGCGAATCGATCGAGCATCCCGAGCAGTTCTGGGGCAAGGCCGCGCAGCGGCTGGACTGGTTCAAGCAACCCACCCAGGTCAAGGACGTCAGCTTCGCGCTGGACGACTTCCATATCCGCTGGTTCGGCGACGGCGAACTCAATGCCAGCGTCAACTGCCTGGACCGCCAGCTCGCCACGCGCGGCGACAAGACCGCACTGCTGTTCGAACCCGACAGCCCGGACGCGGCGTCTTACCCTGTCACCTACCGCGAGTTGTACGAGCGCGTGTGCAAGCTCGGCAACGCACTGCGCAATCTCGGCGTCAAGAAGGGCGACCGCGTCACCATCTACCTGCCGATGATCGTCGACGCCGCTGTGGCCATGCTGGCCTGTGCGCGCATCGGCGCGGTGCACTCGGTGGTATTCGGCGGGTTTGCCGCCAACTCGATCGCCGACCGCGTGATCGACTGCCAGAGCAAGTTGATCATCACCGCCGACGAAGGCCTGCGCGGCGGCAAGAAGATTCCGCTCAAGGCCAACGTGGATGCGGCGTTGAAGATTCCCGGCACCAACACGGTGGAAACCGTGCTGGTGGTGCGCCACACCGGTGGCGCGGTGGAGATGCAGGCACCGCGCGATCGCTGGTTCCATGACGTGGTCGACGGCCAGCCGGCCGAGTGCGAGCCCGAGCGCATGAACGCGGAAGATCCGTTGTTCATCCTCTACACCTCCGGTTCCACCGGCAAGCCCAAGGGCGTGCTGCACACCACGGCCGGCTATCTGCTGTTCGCCAGCTACACGCACGAAGTGGTGTTCGACCTGCGCGAGGACGACATCTATTGGTGCACCGCCGACGTGGGCTGGGTCACCGGCCACAGCTACATCGTCTACGGCCCGCTCGCCAATGGCGCCACCGCCGTGATGTTCGAAGGCGTACCCAACTACCCGACCGTCTCGCGCTTCTGGGAGGTGATCGACAAGCACCAGGTCACCTTGTTCTACACCGCGCCCACCGCGATCCGCGCACTGATGCGCGATGGCGAAGCGCCGGTCAAGAAGACCTCGCGCAAGAGCCTGCGCCTGCTCGGCAGCGTCGGCGAGCCGATCAATCCGGAAGCCTGGCGCTGGTATTACGAGGTGGTCGGCGACAGCCGTTGCCCGATCGTTGATACCTGGTGGCAGACCGAAACCGGCGGCATCCTGATTTCGCCGCTGGCCGGCGCGGTCGATCTCAAGCCGGGCTCGGCAACGCTGCCGTTCTTCGGCGTGCAGCCGGCGCTGGTCGATGCCGAAGGCAAGATCCTGGAAGGCGCCACCGAAGGCAACCTGGTGCTGCTGGATTCGTGGCCGGGGCAGATGCGCAGCGTCTACGGCGACCATCAGCGCTTCATCGACACCTATTTCCGCACCTATCCGGGCAGCTACTTCACCGGCGACGGTTGCCGCCGCGATGCCGATGGCTATTACTGGATCACCGGCCGCGTGGACGACGTGATCAACGTGTCCGGCCACCGCATCGGCACCGCCGAGGTGGAAAGCGCGCTGGTCTCGCACCCCAAGGTCGCCGAAGCGGCGGTGGTCGGCTTCCCGCACGACGTCAAGGGCCAGGGCATCTATGCCTACGTCACCTTGATCGCCGGCGAAACCCCAAGTGAGGAACTGCACAAGGAACTGGTGAGCTGGGTGCGCAAGGAGATCGGCCCGATCGCATCCCCGGATCACCTGCAGTGGGCACCCGGCCTGCCGAAGACGCGCTCGGGCAAGATCATGCGCCGCATCCTGCGCAAGATCGCCGAGAACGCCCCCGACCAGCTCGGCGACACCTCGACCCTGGCCGATCCATCGGTGGTGGATTCGCTGGTGAGCGAGCGGTTGACGCGCTGA
- a CDS encoding response regulator transcription factor has product MTTLLIADDHPLFREALRGAVQRVMPGVKLFEADNVDALYTLADAQPDADLLLMDLNMPGAQGFSALVHMRSLHPQLPVVVVSAREEPTVMRRAIDHGAFGFIPKSADSDTIGRALATVLDGERWIPAEAQNLPPTDSEEREVGQRLRDLTPQQFRVLQMLGAGRLNKQIAYDLGVSEATIKAHVTAILRKLGVTNRTQAVLMAGKLAIDADGIVLPPPEED; this is encoded by the coding sequence ATGACCACCCTGCTGATCGCCGACGACCATCCCCTGTTCCGTGAGGCCTTGCGCGGGGCGGTGCAGCGGGTCATGCCGGGCGTAAAATTGTTCGAAGCCGACAACGTGGATGCGTTGTACACGCTGGCCGACGCGCAACCGGACGCGGACCTGCTGTTGATGGATCTCAACATGCCGGGTGCGCAGGGCTTCAGTGCGTTGGTGCATATGCGCTCGCTGCATCCGCAGTTGCCGGTGGTGGTGGTGTCCGCACGCGAAGAGCCCACGGTGATGCGACGTGCGATCGACCATGGCGCGTTCGGCTTCATTCCCAAATCCGCAGACTCGGACACCATCGGTCGCGCCTTGGCCACGGTGCTGGATGGCGAGCGCTGGATCCCGGCCGAAGCGCAGAACCTGCCGCCCACCGATAGCGAAGAGCGCGAGGTCGGCCAGCGCCTGCGCGATCTGACCCCGCAACAGTTCCGGGTACTGCAGATGCTCGGCGCAGGCCGGCTCAACAAGCAGATCGCCTACGACCTGGGCGTGTCCGAGGCCACCATCAAGGCGCACGTCACCGCGATCCTGCGCAAGCTCGGCGTCACCAACCGCACCCAGGCGGTGCTGATGGCCGGCAAGCTCGCCATCGATGCCGACGGCATCGTGCTGCCGCCGCCCGAAGAAGACTGA
- a CDS encoding TlpA disulfide reductase family protein yields MGLLLACALIAALAWQNKQLRAQQQFLQTRVSTPYDGMYVPRIDVTDADGKRHMLGAPQGRAQVLFFFTTTCPYCQRSAPTVLRAARQLQANLPGRPQLLGVCQCDAAQAARYAHVHGFDFPVVTLTDRRALMLFRARNVPLVMAVDGEGRVRHSHVGLFDTTERVQDLVAALRRTDAPAALATVKE; encoded by the coding sequence ATCGGCTTGCTGCTGGCGTGTGCACTGATTGCAGCACTGGCATGGCAGAACAAACAGCTGCGTGCGCAACAGCAGTTCCTGCAGACCCGCGTCAGCACGCCGTATGACGGCATGTACGTGCCTCGCATCGACGTGACCGATGCAGATGGGAAGCGCCACATGCTGGGCGCACCGCAGGGGCGGGCACAGGTGCTGTTCTTTTTCACCACTACCTGTCCGTATTGCCAGCGCTCGGCGCCCACCGTGCTGCGTGCAGCGCGGCAGTTACAGGCCAATTTGCCGGGCCGGCCGCAGTTGCTCGGCGTGTGCCAGTGCGATGCCGCGCAGGCAGCGCGCTACGCGCATGTGCATGGCTTCGATTTTCCGGTGGTCACGCTGACCGACCGCCGCGCGCTGATGCTGTTTCGGGCGCGCAATGTGCCATTGGTGATGGCCGTCGATGGGGAGGGGCGCGTGCGCCATTCCCATGTCGGCCTGTTCGATACCACGGAGCGGGTGCAGGACCTGGTCGCCGCGTTGCGCCGCACGGATGCGCCAGCGGCATTGGCAACGGTGAAGGAGTGA